DNA sequence from the Actinacidiphila yeochonensis CN732 genome:
TGTTTCGCGCGGTAGGGGAGTCTGGGAAAGTGAAGCCGATAGGTGTGCCGTCGGGCCTGCGGAAGAGCGCGGCGGCTCTTGTGCTCGGCCTTCTGCTGTCGACGGCCGCGGCCTGCGGGCCGAGCCACAGCGGCGCGGGGGCGAGCGGTGGCGACGGGAAGGCCGGAGGCGCACCGACCAGCGCCGCCACCACCCCCGCCGTCTCCAAGGCCGTCGTGGCCATCAGCCCGCAGGACGGCGCGAGCGACGTCGCGACGACGGGTGCCCTGAAGGTGACGGCGTCGGAGGGCAAGCTCACCGCCGTGACCGTCAAGGACGACAAGGGCACGGCGGTGGACGGCACGATCAGCGCCGACGGGCTGGGCTGGGCCCCGTCCGGCCATCTCGCCGCGTCCACCAAGTACACGGTGGACGCCACGGCCAAGGACTCCGCCGGCCGCGAGTCCGACAAGCACTCCACCTTCACCACGGTGGTGCCGAAGGACACGTTCATCGGCTTCTTCACCCCGGAGGACGGCTCCACGGTCGGCGTGGGCATGGAGGTCTACCTCAACTTCAACCACGCCATCACCGACAAGAAGGCCGTGGAACAGGGCCTGTCGGTGACCGCGTCGCCGGCCGTGCAGATCGCCCCCCACTGGAACGGCGACACGCAGCTGTTCTACCGGCCGCAGAACTACTGGGCGGCCGGCACGAAGGTCACGCTCAACCTGAACCTGGCCGGCGTCGAGGGCGCCCCCGGCGTCTACGGCACCCAGCACAAGTCGGTGCACTTCACCGTCGGCCGGCGCCAGGTGAGCGTCGTCGACGCGGCCAAGCACACGATGACCGTCTACCGCGACAACAAGGCGATCCGGACGCTCCCGATCTCGGCGGGCTCCCCCGAGCACACCTCGTACAACGGCAAGATGGTGATCTCCGAGAAGTACGTCAAGACCCGGATGAACGGTGACACCGTCGGGTTCGGCGGCGAGTACGACATCCCGGACGTGCCGCACGCCATGCGGCTGACCAACTCGGGCACGTTCATCCACGGCAACTACTGGGCCGCCCCCTCGGTCTTCGGCCACAGCAACACCAGCCACGGCTGCGTCGGCCTGCACGACGTGCGCGGCGCGGGCGATCCGAGCACACCGGCCGCGTGGTTCTACAACCAGTCGATCATCGGCGACGTCGTCCAGGTCGAGA
Encoded proteins:
- a CDS encoding L,D-transpeptidase; translation: MKPIGVPSGLRKSAAALVLGLLLSTAAACGPSHSGAGASGGDGKAGGAPTSAATTPAVSKAVVAISPQDGASDVATTGALKVTASEGKLTAVTVKDDKGTAVDGTISADGLGWAPSGHLAASTKYTVDATAKDSAGRESDKHSTFTTVVPKDTFIGFFTPEDGSTVGVGMEVYLNFNHAITDKKAVEQGLSVTASPAVQIAPHWNGDTQLFYRPQNYWAAGTKVTLNLNLAGVEGAPGVYGTQHKSVHFTVGRRQVSVVDAAKHTMTVYRDNKAIRTLPISAGSPEHTSYNGKMVISEKYVKTRMNGDTVGFGGEYDIPDVPHAMRLTNSGTFIHGNYWAAPSVFGHSNTSHGCVGLHDVRGAGDPSTPAAWFYNQSIIGDVVQVENSKDKTVQWWNGLNGWNMPWSDWTS